GCAAAAGCGAGCCGAACGCCTGGAGAATATTGACCAGATGCTGACCATCAACCCCAAAGCCCCGGAAGTAATAGGATGCATCTACCTGGTCCCGTTAACCGAAATGCAGTTTAAAAACCACTACGGCATGAGCCGGGACGATGAAGCCGAGCAGATTGCCATGACAACGGCCATGCAATACGAAACAGACCAGGGCCGGGCCCCTGAAGATGTGTCGGCTCAAAATGAGGGATATGATATTCGAAGTACGGACGAGAATGGGTTGAAGCGATATATCGAAGTAAAAGGAAGAAGCGCTGATGGCGGAGTGATGATCAGCGAAAATGAGATGAACCGTCTGGCGCAGCTCGGTGACACGGCATGGCTGTACATTGTAACTCACTGTAAATCCAAACCTCATTTGAGTGTCATAGAAAATCCCGGAAACCGGTTGAAGTTTCAGGTTAAGAGCAAAGGGATTCAGTATTTTGTCCCGGAAACCGAATGGAAATCAAAACAAGAAAATATTTAGAAGGTTATGTCCCAGGGACCCAAAAAGCTTATTGAAGTAGCCATGCCCATCCGTGAAGTGTCCGTGGAAAGCGTGCGGGACAAATCCATTCGCCACGGACATATCTCTACATTGCATCTTTGGTGGGCACGACGACCATTGCCGGTTTGTCGGGCTGTGGTATTTGCCAGTTTGGTCCCTGATCCGTTAGACCCGGAGTGTCCGAAAGCTTTTAGAAAAGCCGTAGACGCGATACTGGGGCGTTCCGTAAGCGGCGACCCATATCGGCCTTATGAAAACATTCCCTGGACAGTTGTAGACGACCCGATGGAAGATAACCTGCGTAATCGGCTCATGATGTTTATTGGCAAATTCTCGGATCGATTCATTCAAAATGAGAGAGTCGGAAAGAACACGCCGGTCAAAGATCAGATCAGTGAATACAGTCTGATCAAATGGGAAAGCCGCCACAATAAAGAGGTCCTGCACCGTGCCCGTAAACTGATTTGGGTGGCATATCATTCCGGAAGCAGTCACGAGGATGCTGATGCGCTTCTAACCGAATATGAACAATACTGGAATAAAATCGAAGAAGCCGAGTCCCGATACTATACACTAATCGATCGCGACCGGGAAACTCCTAAGGTGCAGGATGCTAAATTAGCCGTAGATGAAGCGATTGCAGCTTTTCAAAACCGTATGCCTTCGGTTTTTGACCCCTTTGCCGGTGGAGGAGCCATTCCACTGGAAGCGGCCAGACTGGGCTGCCGCAGCTACGGAAATGACCTGAATCCTGTAGCCCATATCATTCAGCGAGGCAGTGTCGAGTTTCCTCAAAAGTTCGGCAAACCCATCCGCTTTAGTCGCGAACGGTTCATTACCCGTTATGGTAAAGAGGCGTGGCGCAATCTGCCGCAAGAGGACCTGCTTTATGAAAACGGAGGCGATGCAACCGGCGTCTATATCGCCAACCGGCTTGCTTTTGATGTGGACTTTTATGCCCGGAAACTGCTGAAAATGGCAGAGGAGGAAATCGGCCATTTCTATCCGGAGGATGAGCACGGCAAAAAGCCCATTGCCTATTACTGGGCTCGCACTGCGCGATGTGCCAACCCCAGCTGCCGGGCTGAGGTGCCGCTGTTGAAACAGTTTTATTTATGCAAGAAAAAGGATAAAAAAGTCTATCTAAAACCAATAGTTGAAGAGAAGTCCATTCGTTTTAGAATCGAATATGGCACATCAAATGACGAAGCTTGGGTAGAAGGGAACTCTCTTAGATGTCCATGCTGCGGTAATATTACACCTATTAAACAGATTAAAGAACAGTCGCAAAAAACAGGTCTTGGGCTTTGGCAAATAGCAGTAATTGAAAATTCAAGTAGCGGTAAGAGATACAGACTGCCGAATGAAGAAGAGTTAAAACTTGCTAAACATGAAGTCATTCAAAAGTTGGATGAAAGTTTGATTCCCCAAGAAGACATGATTATCACTCCTGATATGGTAAGTGGAAGAGGTTGGGGTATTACAAAATGGAAAGACCTGTTTTCCCCCCGCCAACTACTGGCCATACAAACATTGATCCAGAAGCATTCTGAAATCAAACAAGAGCTTTTTGCTGACGTCAATGATGACTATGCCCAATCAGTTGTTACTTATCTTGCGATTTTGATTGATCGTATTGTCGCTATTCAAACATCATTCGGTAGATGGCATGTTGGAAGAGAAACCTTAGAACATCCATTTGCACGACAAGCTATACCAATGATATTTGACTATCCTGAGGCAAATATTTTTAGTAGCACAACTGGAGGTTTTAAAAATCAATTATTTTGGATTGTAACTTATATCGATTCAGAATCATGGAATCATTTTCATTCAGTCTGCAATAATTCATCAAGTGGCGACATAAACCAGTTTCCTCATAAAAGCATCACAGCGACTGTTACGGATCCGCCCTATTATGATGCCATTGCTTATGCCGATATTTCCGATTTCTTCTACGTTTGGATGAAACGGACCTTAGCCGATATGTACCCTCTCAATTTTGCCACGCCACAAACTCCAAAAACCGAAGAATGTACGGCTCTGAAGCATCATCACAGTGGTGAAGTCAAGAAGGCTTATCAGCATTTTGAAAATAAGCTTAAAAATATTTTTTCGGCGATTGAGCATCAAACCTCGGACATTGTAAGTATCATGTTTGCTCACCAAAGCACAAAGGCCTGGACTACACTTTGTAATTCTATCTTGGGGGCAAATATGAATATCACAGGTAGTTGGGCTATAGATACCGAGATGGCAAATCGATCGGTATCTATAGCTGGAGCAGCTCTTGCCTCATCAGTGACTGTATCGTGCCGACCCACTAAAAAATCGGGTTTTGCCAGTTTCCAAGAGGTGCGCACAGCGGTCACCGAAGTAATTCGTAAAGAAGTCAAAGAGCTTTATGATATGGGATTCCGGGGAGCGGATCTGCTGACCGCTTGTTTTGGTCAGGCTGTGAGCGTATTTGGTGCCTACGAGCATGTAGAGAAGAATGACGGTAGTGAAG
Above is a window of Natronogracilivirga saccharolytica DNA encoding:
- a CDS encoding DUF1156 domain-containing protein, whose product is MSQGPKKLIEVAMPIREVSVESVRDKSIRHGHISTLHLWWARRPLPVCRAVVFASLVPDPLDPECPKAFRKAVDAILGRSVSGDPYRPYENIPWTVVDDPMEDNLRNRLMMFIGKFSDRFIQNERVGKNTPVKDQISEYSLIKWESRHNKEVLHRARKLIWVAYHSGSSHEDADALLTEYEQYWNKIEEAESRYYTLIDRDRETPKVQDAKLAVDEAIAAFQNRMPSVFDPFAGGGAIPLEAARLGCRSYGNDLNPVAHIIQRGSVEFPQKFGKPIRFSRERFITRYGKEAWRNLPQEDLLYENGGDATGVYIANRLAFDVDFYARKLLKMAEEEIGHFYPEDEHGKKPIAYYWARTARCANPSCRAEVPLLKQFYLCKKKDKKVYLKPIVEEKSIRFRIEYGTSNDEAWVEGNSLRCPCCGNITPIKQIKEQSQKTGLGLWQIAVIENSSSGKRYRLPNEEELKLAKHEVIQKLDESLIPQEDMIITPDMVSGRGWGITKWKDLFSPRQLLAIQTLIQKHSEIKQELFADVNDDYAQSVVTYLAILIDRIVAIQTSFGRWHVGRETLEHPFARQAIPMIFDYPEANIFSSTTGGFKNQLFWIVTYIDSESWNHFHSVCNNSSSGDINQFPHKSITATVTDPPYYDAIAYADISDFFYVWMKRTLADMYPLNFATPQTPKTEECTALKHHHSGEVKKAYQHFENKLKNIFSAIEHQTSDIVSIMFAHQSTKAWTTLCNSILGANMNITGSWAIDTEMANRSVSIAGAALASSVTVSCRPTKKSGFASFQEVRTAVTEVIRKEVKELYDMGFRGADLLTACFGQAVSVFGAYEHVEKNDGSEVKVSELLALARDAAFQAIISDIEADEYTRFYIGWCNLFGFTETQHDEVRRVTQIGLSLDVSDLEQHHILQKSGNSQQLMPLEDRIQYNPKLGTNKSEWMLNHIHRAMYLFNKGNRDMLISHLHTIGATNGSSFWRVLTSLSEVLPGGTDDFKAASELMANQKNLVREALNYQARQGEQSQLDL